GTAGGAAAGATCGAATCAATAGAACAGCGCAAGGTAGCGAACAGAACACAATCTTTTTATGTGATGAGGATTGTGGAAAATAATATGGTAATTATGATTCCTACCGATACCTGTAAAAATGTTGGACTTCGTTCTATAACCCCGTCTGATCAGGTGGGGAAGATATTTGACATTCTTAAGGAAAGTGATGTTGAAATTCAACAACAGCCTTGGAATCAGCGTTATCGCGAATACATGGAGAAAATCAAGACCGGCTCAGTCTATGAAATTGCTGCGGTTTTAAGAGACCTTTATCTGCTTAAAGAAGATAAGGCCCTTTCTTTCGGTGAAAGGAAGATGATGGATACGGCCAAGAGTCTTCTTGTAAAGGAAATAGCCATTGCCAATCAAACCAAAGAGGGGCAGGTTGAGCGTAATATCGAAATGATATTTGAATAAAAAGTATCTACTCATTCTTTTCATATCCTCCATATCTCCCGTATAACAATTCTTTGGCAGTTTTTATTT
The DNA window shown above is from Pseudomonadota bacterium and carries:
- a CDS encoding CarD family transcriptional regulator → MFNIGDMAVYPAHGVGKIESIEQRKVANRTQSFYVMRIVENNMVIMIPTDTCKNVGLRSITPSDQVGKIFDILKESDVEIQQQPWNQRYREYMEKIKTGSVYEIAAVLRDLYLLKEDKALSFGERKMMDTAKSLLVKEIAIANQTKEGQVERNIEMIFE